A window of the Lactuca sativa cultivar Salinas chromosome 5, Lsat_Salinas_v11, whole genome shotgun sequence genome harbors these coding sequences:
- the LOC111908728 gene encoding glycine-rich domain-containing protein 1: MSGSDQPSPSPRSLGEVSEEELVRLSLDLVAAARQNIGFLRDVAESHWLHHTPVLVESIRRYHELWMPMMSDLTPESGKPPMILPSLDIEWVWFCHTLNPVTYRQYCESRFSKLIGKPAIFNQENKDYALERCREIWIAKYPCEPFENESDSGDIHESKILPADHLLGEVSKQRCLFTMFSKPYMLELVYLIAAKNRYKGFVFISQKFADSNSSFVPTSDILLMWITHKSYPTAYTMDGKEMEKVVGSGESVKEEDLEVTKKLWEKVFDQPYEKAGCSAIGGAGGLNPPPLHWEVTDTDVNVKYRPLLPRFLLEVNILVKQIPMMKTLEMDVSKEFLRFQFLRCHRDLKINNPISTLPSNSWQKLVNLYCEFGTKGMVVELRRKGGVVCMNGSKLLDSKTFMWNQLLRATSITLDGVVGQRMRVVVSITPPAQAPYLLKSVPDRVTDDSGAMVSEVVLKMNQYRPQEGRWLSRTVLDHAGRECFVIRMRVGGGFWRRGSNKPTVVKWEDRCIEIREGSWLYVAGSIGRAPEKVIGTATPKKASQGWQAQWSLSTGHELFMRLESSTVMDFDLKTTTSTGSQVRLLNGRKMQYWDDENKGDEEGFVTIVRFTEENPSGRATGLLNWKLSSVEFLPEEDTVFMLLLNMAILRSVTEITREDVGSLLVRRRLKEARHGSRDWGSVIVLESLVKSVYVKPWYWNAEGVMAREGVDYVTKSYSAEECGDELYKQALFG; this comes from the exons ATGTCTGGTTCCGACCAACCATCGCCGTCCCCGAGAAGCCTCGGTGAGGTATCGGAGGAGGAGCTGGTGCGGCTGAGCTTGGATCTGGTGGCCGCCGCCAGACAAAACATTGGGTTCTTGAGAGATGTTGCAGAATCGCATTGGCTCCATCACACACCTGTTCTTGTTGAATCCATTCGTAG GTATCATGAACTATGGATGCCAATGATGTCTGATCTTACGCCGGAATCAGGCAAACCACCGATGATCCTTCCTTCTCTTGATATTGAATGGGTTTGGTTCTGTCACACTCTAAATCCG GTAACTTACAGACAATACTGCGAATCAAGATTCTCGAAACTCATCGGAAAACCAGCCATTTTTAACCAAGAAAACAAAGATTATGCTTTAGAAAGATGCAGAGAGATTTGGATTGCTAAATACCCATGTGAACCTTTCGAAAATGAGTCCGATTCCGGTGACATACACGAAAGCAAGATTCTTCCGGCCGATCATCTTTTGGGAGAAGTATCTAAGCAAAGATGTCTCTTCACCATGTTTTCCAAGCCTTATATGCTAGAACTCGTATACTTAATCGCTGCCAAAAACCGATACAAGGGCTTTGTGTTTATATCACAAAAATTCGCCGATAGCAACTCAAGTTTTGTACCCACATCGGATATTCTACTGATGTGGATTACTCATAAG AGCTACCCGACAGCATATACGATGGATGGGAAGGAAATGGAGAAGGTCGTTGGTTCTGGAGAATCAGTGAAGGAGGAGGATTTGGAGGTGACGAAGAAGCTTTGGGAGAAAGTGTTTGATCAGCCGTACGAGAAAGCCGGCTGCTCGGCCATTGGCGGTGCCGGCGGCCTAAACCCACCGCCGCTTCACTGGGAAGTTACGGATACCGATGTCAACGTGAAGTACCGGCCATTGTTGCCTCGATTCTTGCTTGAG GTTAACATATTGGTAAAGCAAATCCCTATGATGAAGACACTCGAAATGGATGTATCAAAGGAGTTTTTACGCTTCCAGTTCCTTCGATGTCACCGAGACCTTAAAATAAACAACCCCATATCCACCCTTCCTTCAAATTCATGGCAGAAATTAGTGAATCTTTACTGTGAGTTTGGGACGAAAGGAATGGTTGTTGAACTAAGGCGAAAAGGGGGAGTAGTGTGTATGAATGGAAGTAAGCTGCTGGATTCCAAGACTTTTATGTGGAACCAGTTGCTTCGGGCAACTTCAATCACATTGGATGGAGTGGTCGGGCAAAGAATGAGGGTGGTTGTATCGATTACGCCGCCTGCCCAAGCACCATACTTGTTGAAGTCGGTGCCTGACCGGGTGACCGACGATTCGGGAGCCATGGTGTCGGAGGTGGTTCTGAAAATGAACCAGTACCGGCCTCAAGAAGGCCGGTGGCTGTCTCGTACAGTTCTTGATCATGCAGGAAGAGAGTGTTTCGTTATTCGTATGAG AGTTGGAGGCGGGTTTTGGAGACGAGGTAGTAACAAGCCTACGGTTGTAAAATGGGAGGATCGATGTATAGAAATACGAGAAGGCTCATGGTTGTATGTGGCTGGTTCAATTGGGAGAGCCCCGG AGAAGGTGATAGGAACCGCGACACCGAAGAAAGCATCCCAAGGGTGGCAAGCTCAATGGAGCCTTTCAACCGGACATGAACTGTTTATGCGGTTGGAATCATCAACTGTTATGGATTTCGATCTTAAAACCACTACCTCCACCGGTTCACAA GTTAGGTTGTTAAACGGGCGGAAAATGCAGTATTGGGATGATGAAAACAAAGGCGATGAAGAGGGGTTCGTGACAATTGTTCGGTTCACGGAGGAAAACCCTAGTGGGAGAGCAACGGGTCTATTGAATTGGAAACTGTCCTCGGTGGAATTCCTTCCGGAAGAAGATACGGTATTCATGCTGCTTCTTAACATGGCGATACTTAGAAGTGTTACAGAAATTACAAGGGAAGATGTGGGGAGTTTGCTGGTTCGAAGGAGGCTGAAAGAAGCAAGACATGGGTCCCGGGATTGGGGTTCGGTTATCGTGCTTGAGTCGTTGGTGAAATCGGTTTATGTTAAGCCTTGGTATTGGAATGCTGAGGGTGTAATGGCACGAGAAGGGGTGGATTATGTGACAAAGAGTTATTCGGCTGAGGAATGTGGTGATGAATTGTATAAGCAAGCGTTGTTTGGTTGA